In one Rhizobium lentis genomic region, the following are encoded:
- a CDS encoding glycerophosphodiester phosphodiesterase: protein MNRDFSAFFKRYGWPTAKGRLPFCIGHRGASGHERENTLAAFRRAAELGAEMWELDTQLTGDGVVVVSHDDHLQRVYGIDRRISEMTAAELVALDGVDVPSFSEVAALARETGTGLYVELKAPGTGIRCWQHLVEMNQRFACLGSFDTAQVRELRDAACDFPLSLLIRVGHDPHALGDEAGADILHLCWERAGERPQDLVTEALMARAFEAGREIVLWHEERRTILDDLMKLSVLGICTDLPDLMRAPLMKERAFG from the coding sequence ATGAACCGCGATTTTTCGGCCTTTTTCAAACGCTACGGCTGGCCGACCGCCAAGGGCCGGCTTCCCTTTTGCATCGGCCATCGCGGCGCCAGCGGCCACGAACGCGAAAACACGCTCGCCGCCTTCCGCCGCGCGGCTGAACTCGGTGCGGAGATGTGGGAGCTCGACACGCAGCTGACCGGCGACGGCGTTGTGGTCGTATCACACGACGACCATCTGCAGCGGGTCTACGGCATCGACCGGCGGATTTCGGAAATGACGGCGGCGGAGCTCGTTGCCCTTGACGGCGTCGACGTACCGAGCTTTTCCGAGGTCGCCGCTCTCGCCCGCGAGACCGGGACCGGTCTCTATGTCGAGCTCAAGGCGCCGGGGACCGGCATCCGCTGCTGGCAGCACCTTGTCGAAATGAACCAGCGCTTTGCTTGCCTTGGTTCCTTCGATACCGCACAGGTGCGCGAACTCAGAGATGCGGCCTGCGATTTTCCGCTCTCGTTGCTGATCCGCGTCGGCCACGATCCGCATGCGCTCGGTGATGAGGCCGGCGCCGATATTCTCCATCTCTGCTGGGAGAGGGCAGGGGAGCGCCCGCAGGATCTGGTGACCGAGGCGCTGATGGCGCGCGCCTTCGAGGCGGGCCGCGAGATCGTGCTTTGGCACGAGGAGCGGCGGACCATTCTCGATGACCTCATGAAACTCTCGGTTCTCGGTATCTGCACCGATCTGCCCGATCTGATGCGGGCGCCTCTGATGAAGGAACGAGCATTTGGCTGA
- a CDS encoding inositol monophosphatase family protein — translation MNSAFDAAAIGARAEAAITVALEVGRETARSRRVSNPGMLAVENKGLQDFVTVADRKAEQAIRDGLISRFPGDSFMGEESGGLSGGAGTWVVDPIDGTTNYIRGFRHWGISIAFVADDRVEVGVVYDAAEDKVFHAVRGGGAFKDRLAIHAAATTDPANALVILGHSRKTSFDDYLALSRRLHERGMDYRRMGAAAIDLVRVAEGAADLYYERQLNAWDMLAGALIAAEAGATVVMPPVERLLTQGGPVIAHSPGLADEFAFILDIEGLAPVTR, via the coding sequence ATGAATTCCGCATTCGATGCCGCCGCCATTGGCGCAAGGGCGGAGGCTGCGATCACCGTGGCTCTGGAGGTGGGACGGGAAACGGCGCGGTCTCGGAGGGTTTCAAACCCCGGCATGCTCGCTGTCGAAAACAAGGGCTTGCAGGATTTCGTCACCGTTGCCGACAGAAAAGCCGAGCAGGCAATCCGCGACGGACTTATCTCGCGCTTTCCGGGCGATTCATTCATGGGAGAGGAGAGCGGCGGACTGTCGGGCGGGGCCGGCACGTGGGTCGTCGATCCCATCGACGGTACGACCAATTATATCAGGGGCTTCCGGCATTGGGGCATCTCGATCGCCTTCGTCGCCGACGATAGGGTCGAGGTCGGCGTGGTCTACGACGCCGCTGAGGACAAGGTTTTCCATGCCGTTCGCGGCGGCGGCGCCTTCAAGGATCGGCTTGCCATTCATGCCGCCGCAACCACCGATCCGGCCAATGCGCTCGTCATCCTCGGCCATTCCCGCAAGACGAGTTTCGACGATTATCTCGCGCTCTCCCGGCGGCTGCATGAACGCGGCATGGATTATCGCCGCATGGGCGCGGCTGCCATCGACCTGGTTCGCGTCGCCGAGGGTGCCGCCGATCTCTATTACGAACGTCAGCTCAATGCGTGGGACATGCTGGCCGGCGCGCTGATCGCCGCAGAGGCCGGCGCGACGGTGGTGATGCCGCCTGTTGAGAGATTGCTTACGCAAGGCGGACCGGTGATCGCCCATTCGCCGGGACTTGCCGATGAATTCGCTTTCATTCTCGATATCGAAGGACTGGCGCCCGTTACCCGCTAA
- a CDS encoding carbohydrate ABC transporter permease, protein MAERSQPSANYSSWPVVSALTIVSLPLLLMYVYLFLDTVTVKQPDALLPSGFTVNHWRFLWQTTAGKANIWQVTVNTLLFSACTTSLVLLVSSMAGYVLSRLNVPARGFFLAGVMVLHAFPSVTLIIAIFIVLQMIGLYNSLIGVILVKAAIDLPLGIWLMKGFYDTVPWEIEMAGVVDGASRFRVWKSLVLPQVKPGIMALGLFSFLSGWGEFILPQVLAPGNDVQVLSVYLAGFLADDNNYDFNMFKAVGLFYLVPVLIAYALFNKYLMNIYGGGSKG, encoded by the coding sequence ATGGCCGAACGATCGCAGCCCTCGGCAAATTACAGCAGCTGGCCTGTCGTTTCAGCACTGACGATCGTCAGCCTGCCGCTGCTTCTGATGTATGTCTACCTCTTCCTCGACACCGTAACAGTGAAGCAGCCGGATGCGCTGCTGCCCTCTGGTTTCACGGTCAATCACTGGCGTTTCCTGTGGCAGACGACGGCGGGCAAGGCGAACATCTGGCAGGTGACCGTCAATACGCTGCTATTTTCGGCCTGCACCACCAGTCTCGTACTCCTGGTCTCGTCGATGGCCGGCTACGTTCTCTCGCGATTGAACGTGCCGGCGCGAGGCTTCTTCCTCGCCGGCGTCATGGTCTTGCACGCCTTCCCGTCGGTGACGCTGATCATTGCCATCTTCATCGTGCTGCAGATGATCGGGCTCTATAATTCGCTGATCGGCGTCATCCTGGTGAAGGCGGCGATCGACCTGCCGCTCGGGATCTGGCTGATGAAGGGCTTCTACGATACGGTGCCCTGGGAAATCGAAATGGCCGGTGTCGTCGACGGCGCCTCCCGCTTCCGCGTCTGGAAGAGCCTCGTGCTGCCGCAGGTCAAGCCCGGGATCATGGCGCTCGGGCTCTTCTCCTTCCTGTCCGGCTGGGGCGAATTCATCCTGCCGCAGGTGCTCGCGCCAGGCAATGACGTGCAGGTGCTTTCGGTCTATCTCGCGGGCTTCCTCGCCGACGACAACAACTACGATTTCAACATGTTCAAGGCGGTCGGACTCTTCTACCTCGTTCCGGTGCTGATCGCCTACGCACTCTTCAACAAATATCTGATGAACATCTACGGCGGCGGGAGCAAAGGCTGA
- a CDS encoding hydroxyacid dehydrogenase produces MTNIDRPLAISAPEPRTLDLIFTDKARAELHAKYEIVEADPENIAALGDDILGRARYIIGQPPLSAETLAKMPALRSILNVESNLLNNMPYDVLFERGIHVVTTGQVFAEPVAEIGLGFALALARGIVDGDVAFREGTELWGGEGNASARLIAGSDIGIVGFGDLGRALRRVLSGFRARIRVFDPWLPRSILEENSVEPASLEDVLTKSDFVFVVAAVTSENKGFLGAEAFASMRKGAAFILLSRADVVDFDALMGAVSSGHIVAASDVYPQEPLPADHPVRKLKGFIRSAHRAGALDGAFKKMGDMVLEDMDLMDRGLPPMRCKRAERETVSRMRSRPVAVN; encoded by the coding sequence ATGACCAATATCGACCGGCCGCTGGCGATCAGTGCGCCCGAGCCGCGCACGCTTGACTTGATCTTCACCGACAAGGCACGCGCCGAACTGCATGCGAAATACGAAATCGTCGAGGCCGATCCCGAAAATATCGCCGCCCTCGGCGACGACATTCTCGGCAGGGCGCGTTACATCATCGGCCAGCCGCCGCTTTCGGCCGAAACGCTCGCGAAAATGCCGGCTCTGCGCTCGATCCTCAATGTCGAGAGCAATCTTCTCAACAACATGCCCTATGACGTGCTCTTTGAGCGCGGCATTCATGTCGTGACGACGGGTCAGGTCTTCGCCGAGCCGGTCGCCGAAATCGGTCTAGGCTTCGCGCTGGCCTTGGCGCGCGGTATCGTCGATGGGGATGTCGCTTTTCGCGAAGGCACCGAGCTCTGGGGCGGGGAGGGCAATGCGAGCGCGCGGCTCATCGCTGGTTCCGACATCGGCATCGTCGGCTTCGGCGATCTCGGCAGGGCGCTGCGCCGGGTGCTGTCCGGCTTCCGGGCGCGCATCAGGGTCTTCGATCCCTGGCTGCCCCGCTCGATCCTCGAAGAAAACAGCGTCGAGCCCGCAAGCCTGGAGGATGTGCTGACGAAAAGCGACTTCGTCTTCGTCGTCGCAGCCGTCACTAGCGAAAACAAGGGTTTTCTCGGCGCCGAGGCGTTTGCCAGCATGCGCAAAGGCGCGGCCTTCATCCTGCTCAGCCGCGCCGATGTCGTCGATTTCGATGCGCTGATGGGAGCTGTCTCGTCGGGCCACATCGTCGCAGCAAGCGATGTCTATCCGCAAGAGCCGCTGCCGGCGGACCATCCGGTGCGGAAGCTGAAAGGCTTCATCCGCTCGGCGCACCGTGCCGGTGCGCTCGACGGCGCCTTCAAGAAGATGGGCGACATGGTGCTCGAAGACATGGACCTGATGGATCGCGGCCTGCCGCCGATGCGCTGCAAGCGCGCCGAGCGCGAGACGGTCTCCCGCATGCGCTCCAGACCGGTCGCGGTGAATTAA
- a CDS encoding YbaK/EbsC family protein, giving the protein MSLESVRAFFRTHAPDIEIIETAESSSTVALAAEAHGVEPAQIAKTICLRVGEQAMLVVAGGTARLDNRKFKDTFGGKGRMLDAEEVVAMTSHPVGGVCPFGLPAPLPIYCDVSLKRFDEVVPAAGSTNSAVRIETGRLAELTGASWVDVCQ; this is encoded by the coding sequence ATGAGCCTTGAATCCGTCCGTGCCTTTTTCCGCACCCATGCACCAGATATCGAAATCATCGAAACCGCCGAGAGCTCCTCGACGGTGGCACTTGCTGCCGAAGCCCATGGCGTCGAGCCGGCCCAGATCGCCAAGACGATCTGTCTGCGCGTCGGAGAACAGGCGATGCTGGTCGTTGCCGGCGGCACGGCGCGCCTCGACAATCGCAAGTTCAAGGATACGTTCGGAGGCAAGGGGCGCATGCTCGATGCGGAGGAAGTCGTGGCTATGACGAGCCATCCTGTCGGCGGCGTCTGTCCGTTCGGCCTGCCCGCGCCGCTGCCCATCTATTGCGATGTCTCGCTGAAGCGCTTCGATGAGGTCGTGCCCGCGGCCGGCTCGACGAACTCGGCCGTGCGCATCGAAACCGGGCGCCTTGCGGAACTGACCGGCGCCAGCTGGGTCGACGTCTGCCAGTAA
- a CDS encoding extracellular solute-binding protein: MTILPTLKSLTVAAAILASTSALAFAKDVTITVWAGGTGPNDVYRLDAIDIAAQQLERQAALKGEELKIKVEKKAYSGWDDFKQALTLAAEAKTAPNIVASGHEDIAPWSQAGLIVPIEDYVDLDAWPLNGIYENLLQIASYNGAVYGIPQDAESRPMFFWKPHMKAIGYSDADLDALPQNVQDGKYTMKNLLEDAKKMQDKGVVQPGYGFYPRPSNGPDYWQFYTSFGGTMEEGGKLVFDKAAMQRTYQFFADAVKAGVTKKNHIGMPGDQWWKEVATGKAGIWDGGTWHYARLVNQEGLKDFFGNVIFTLIPAGEGGKANTLTHPLVYLLTAGHDKEETDIAAQLITIASEPRINALHAVKSAHLGISEAESEVDFYSADRWTREATERLLPHANAMPNNSDFGKYWNIMWKNLEASWTGAKTVDAAIGDAESELKGTLGDKIVIR; this comes from the coding sequence ATGACCATTTTGCCGACACTGAAGTCCCTCACCGTCGCTGCCGCCATCCTGGCTTCGACTTCTGCTCTCGCATTCGCCAAGGACGTTACCATCACCGTCTGGGCTGGCGGCACCGGTCCGAACGACGTCTATCGCCTCGACGCCATCGACATCGCCGCCCAGCAGCTGGAGCGCCAAGCCGCTCTCAAGGGCGAAGAGCTGAAGATCAAGGTCGAGAAAAAAGCCTATTCCGGCTGGGACGACTTCAAGCAGGCGCTGACCCTTGCTGCAGAAGCCAAGACCGCCCCGAACATCGTCGCCAGCGGCCACGAGGATATCGCGCCGTGGTCGCAGGCCGGCCTTATCGTTCCGATCGAGGACTACGTCGATCTCGACGCTTGGCCGCTCAACGGCATTTATGAGAACCTGCTGCAGATCGCTTCCTATAACGGTGCCGTCTACGGCATTCCGCAGGACGCCGAATCCCGTCCGATGTTCTTCTGGAAGCCGCACATGAAGGCGATCGGCTACAGCGACGCCGATTTGGATGCTCTGCCGCAAAACGTCCAGGACGGCAAGTACACCATGAAGAACCTGCTCGAAGACGCCAAGAAGATGCAGGACAAGGGCGTCGTCCAGCCCGGCTACGGCTTCTATCCGCGCCCCAGCAACGGCCCTGACTATTGGCAGTTCTACACCTCGTTCGGCGGTACGATGGAAGAAGGCGGCAAGCTCGTTTTCGACAAGGCCGCCATGCAGCGCACTTACCAGTTCTTCGCCGACGCCGTTAAGGCGGGCGTCACCAAGAAGAACCATATCGGCATGCCTGGCGATCAGTGGTGGAAGGAAGTCGCCACCGGCAAGGCCGGCATCTGGGACGGCGGCACCTGGCACTATGCCCGCCTCGTTAATCAGGAAGGCCTCAAGGACTTCTTCGGCAACGTGATCTTCACGCTGATCCCGGCCGGCGAAGGCGGCAAGGCCAACACGCTGACCCACCCGCTCGTCTACCTGTTGACGGCAGGCCACGACAAGGAGGAGACCGATATCGCGGCCCAGCTGATCACGATCGCCTCCGAGCCGCGCATCAACGCGCTGCATGCGGTCAAGTCAGCCCATCTCGGCATTTCCGAGGCGGAATCGGAAGTCGACTTCTACTCGGCCGACCGCTGGACCCGGGAAGCCACCGAGCGCCTGCTGCCGCATGCCAATGCGATGCCGAACAATTCCGATTTCGGCAAATATTGGAACATCATGTGGAAGAACCTCGAAGCTTCCTGGACCGGCGCCAAGACCGTCGACGCCGCCATCGGCGATGCCGAGAGCGAGCTGAAGGGCACGCTCGGCGACAAGATCGTCATCCGCTAA
- a CDS encoding Tim44 domain-containing protein: MPGAVSRFAKIAAIAVLTSATVFASLGDAEARRAGSSGFGSRGTRTFQAPPVTQTAPAPAAPIERSMTPRPQTTAPATAQQPLGAQRPGFFNGFGRSMIGGLIAGGLLGMLLGHGFGGGFGFLGMLLQIALIGGAVMLAMRYFANRRQPSYGVGGQSRSYGQSFNMSPANHSSFQIPAIGSGAGYGGQSRGNRPNDEIGLAQADLDQFEELLTSVQTAYGAEDYGTLRRLTTPEAMSYLAEELGENATNGVRNRVSDVKLLQGDIAEAWREDGQEYATLAMRYSSIDAMVERDSGRVVSGDDRRPSESTEIWTFVRKPGADWKLAAIQGTGQRAA; this comes from the coding sequence ATGCCGGGTGCCGTTTCGCGTTTTGCCAAAATTGCGGCGATTGCCGTACTGACGAGCGCTACCGTTTTTGCTTCGCTCGGGGATGCCGAGGCTCGCCGCGCCGGCAGCTCCGGTTTCGGGAGCCGCGGCACGCGGACATTCCAGGCTCCACCCGTCACCCAAACCGCGCCTGCTCCTGCTGCGCCGATCGAACGTTCGATGACGCCGCGTCCGCAGACGACGGCGCCAGCCACGGCACAGCAGCCCCTCGGCGCCCAGCGGCCCGGATTCTTCAACGGCTTCGGCCGTTCGATGATCGGGGGCCTGATCGCCGGCGGCCTCCTCGGCATGCTGCTTGGCCACGGATTCGGCGGAGGCTTCGGCTTCCTCGGCATGCTGCTGCAGATCGCCTTGATCGGCGGCGCCGTCATGCTCGCCATGCGTTATTTCGCCAACCGCCGCCAGCCATCTTATGGCGTAGGCGGCCAGAGCCGGTCCTACGGCCAGTCTTTCAACATGTCGCCCGCGAACCATTCTTCGTTCCAGATCCCGGCGATCGGTTCGGGCGCCGGCTACGGCGGGCAGTCGCGCGGCAATCGCCCGAACGACGAAATCGGGCTGGCGCAGGCTGATCTCGATCAGTTCGAGGAGTTGCTGACGAGCGTGCAGACCGCTTACGGCGCGGAAGACTACGGTACGCTGCGCCGGCTGACGACGCCTGAGGCGATGTCCTATCTTGCTGAGGAACTCGGCGAAAACGCCACCAATGGCGTGCGCAACCGTGTCTCCGACGTCAAGCTGCTGCAGGGCGATATCGCCGAGGCCTGGCGCGAGGACGGCCAGGAATATGCAACGCTCGCCATGCGCTACTCTTCGATCGATGCCATGGTCGAACGCGACAGCGGCCGCGTCGTTTCCGGCGACGACCGCCGCCCGAGCGAAAGCACCGAGATCTGGACCTTCGTGCGCAAGCCCGGCGCTGACTGGAAGCTCGCCGCAATCCAGGGCACTGGGCAGCGGGCCGCTTGA
- a CDS encoding carbohydrate ABC transporter permease has translation MKSSRRLGLVMIAPAAIMIVLFFLLPVILTAVFSMTNMSTATGISGGVYQIAPNSLIILKSAMPDIAAELAEPRYAIDEAGLKAVEGLGLAHGIAAELRAKHAGEVFPTRREAERMIKDLAERPSTRDVKQISEQFNRSAVNTRFDSKEELFSALDTLGLNLTLEQKEAVAEATYTGWTWTTDNFSRIATSPDMARVLLNTALYVALVLTLFNVGYALLLAIWTHYMPPAPASIFRGIWLLPRITPVVIYVMLWKWLAWDTGFISVLMGKFGYPPKNYLLDTAYNAWFFVVLINGFIGASMGMLVFSSAMKAIPKSQFYASEVDGASRWQQIRYIILPQMRWPILFVTCYQTLSLLASFNETLLATNGGPGNATEVWALAAYHTALRNYAGNLEYGLGAAMALVLVVIGVTLSLLYLRVFNYRTLVAKPLIED, from the coding sequence ATGAAATCGTCCAGAAGGCTCGGACTGGTGATGATCGCGCCCGCGGCGATCATGATCGTCCTCTTCTTCCTGCTGCCGGTCATTCTGACGGCAGTCTTCTCGATGACCAACATGTCGACCGCGACCGGGATATCAGGCGGCGTCTACCAAATCGCCCCTAATTCCCTGATAATATTGAAATCGGCGATGCCCGATATCGCCGCTGAACTGGCCGAACCGCGCTACGCGATCGATGAAGCCGGCCTCAAGGCCGTGGAAGGTCTCGGCCTGGCGCACGGCATTGCTGCGGAATTGCGCGCCAAGCACGCCGGCGAGGTCTTCCCGACGCGGCGCGAAGCCGAGCGCATGATCAAGGATCTTGCCGAACGGCCTTCGACGCGCGACGTCAAACAGATTTCCGAACAGTTCAACCGCTCCGCCGTCAACACACGCTTTGACAGCAAGGAAGAGCTTTTTTCCGCTCTTGATACGCTCGGCCTGAATCTGACGCTGGAACAGAAGGAAGCCGTCGCTGAGGCCACCTACACCGGCTGGACCTGGACGACCGACAATTTCTCGCGCATCGCCACCTCACCCGACATGGCGCGCGTGCTCTTGAATACCGCGCTCTATGTCGCGCTGGTGCTGACGCTCTTCAATGTCGGCTATGCGCTGCTGCTGGCAATCTGGACGCATTACATGCCGCCGGCGCCGGCCTCGATCTTCCGCGGCATCTGGCTGCTGCCCCGCATCACGCCCGTCGTCATCTATGTCATGCTGTGGAAATGGCTCGCCTGGGACACCGGCTTCATTTCGGTGCTGATGGGCAAGTTCGGCTATCCGCCGAAGAATTATCTCCTCGACACCGCCTATAATGCCTGGTTCTTCGTCGTTCTGATCAACGGTTTCATCGGCGCCTCGATGGGCATGCTGGTCTTTTCCTCGGCGATGAAGGCCATTCCGAAGAGCCAATTTTATGCAAGCGAGGTCGACGGCGCGTCGCGCTGGCAGCAGATTCGCTACATCATCCTGCCGCAGATGCGCTGGCCGATCCTCTTCGTCACCTGCTATCAGACACTGTCGCTGCTCGCCTCCTTCAATGAAACCCTGCTCGCCACCAATGGCGGGCCTGGCAACGCCACGGAGGTTTGGGCGCTCGCCGCCTATCACACGGCACTCAGGAACTATGCCGGCAACCTTGAATACGGGCTGGGCGCGGCCATGGCGCTGGTGCTCGTCGTCATCGGCGTGACGCTGTCGCTCCTCTATCTGCGCGTCTTCAACTACCGCACGCTTGTCGCCAAGCCCCTGATCGAGGATTGA
- a CDS encoding LacI family DNA-binding transcriptional regulator, producing MADRDKGPRKVTSFDVARVAGVSRAAVSRAFTPDASVSPKTREKVYQAAKELGYRVNYLARSLTNKRSDLVGLVAAGFDNPFRTQQIEHLSRVLLARNFRPILLPTSQEADTSTVIGQLLHYAVSGVIVTSDAPPGEICEQCAAEGVPIVLINKGNDIPFVDRIISDDRMAGHLAATHLIDNGVRKPAVMAAPAISYTARRRSEAFVARCRQLGVEAEFLHVKINDYRSGYDAAGELAGSGIDGLFCANDYMACGVIDRMMRGRGRNDAPPLSVIGHDDIPQASWTAYDLTTIRQPCDLQAEQTVDLLMSRMAEPELTARVEFTPVTLIKRRTA from the coding sequence TTGGCTGACAGGGACAAGGGACCACGCAAGGTAACCTCCTTCGACGTCGCGCGGGTGGCCGGCGTCTCGCGCGCTGCCGTGTCGCGCGCCTTCACCCCGGATGCCAGCGTCTCGCCGAAAACCCGGGAGAAGGTCTATCAGGCGGCCAAGGAACTCGGCTATCGGGTGAACTACCTTGCCCGGAGCCTCACCAACAAACGCTCCGATCTCGTCGGCCTCGTCGCCGCCGGTTTCGACAACCCATTCCGCACGCAGCAGATCGAGCATCTGTCACGGGTGCTGCTGGCGCGGAATTTCCGCCCCATCCTGCTGCCGACCTCACAGGAAGCGGATACCTCGACGGTCATCGGCCAGCTGCTGCACTATGCCGTGTCCGGCGTCATCGTCACCTCGGACGCACCGCCGGGTGAGATCTGCGAGCAATGTGCGGCCGAGGGCGTGCCGATCGTGCTGATCAACAAGGGTAACGACATTCCCTTCGTCGATCGCATCATTTCCGATGACCGCATGGCCGGCCATCTTGCGGCCACCCACCTGATCGACAACGGCGTGCGAAAGCCCGCCGTGATGGCCGCACCCGCCATATCCTATACGGCGCGGCGGCGCAGCGAGGCCTTCGTCGCGCGCTGCAGGCAGCTGGGCGTCGAAGCGGAGTTTCTGCATGTCAAAATCAATGATTACCGGAGCGGCTACGATGCGGCCGGCGAGCTTGCCGGCTCGGGTATCGACGGGCTGTTTTGCGCCAACGACTACATGGCCTGCGGCGTGATCGACCGCATGATGCGAGGCCGCGGCCGTAATGATGCGCCGCCGCTTTCCGTCATTGGCCATGACGATATTCCTCAGGCGAGCTGGACCGCTTACGACCTTACGACCATCCGCCAACCCTGCGATCTCCAGGCCGAACAGACCGTCGACCTGCTGATGAGCCGGATGGCCGAACCCGAGCTGACGGCGCGCGTCGAATTCACGCCGGTGACATTGATAAAGAGAAGGACAGCCTGA
- a CDS encoding ABC transporter ATP-binding protein yields MRVLLDNFSKSFGSTKVIENMRLEVGSGEMLALLGPSGCGKSTTLFAVCGIHRPTGGRILFGDRDVTDLPSQARNVGVVFQSYALYPHMTVAENIGFPLKVKGTPATDIRKEVDRIATLVQIGNLMGRRPAELSGGQQQRVALARALIRKPDVLLLDEPLANLDAKLRLEMRSEIRRLQRETGITAILVTHDQVEAMSMCDRIAIMKEGEIVQIATPAEMYNDPKTAFVAGFLGNPPITFLRGVMDKGAFAIPESEIRVPLPNAIGAAEGTKLMLGVRPEHFTPAGDVSVSGKITFAETQGRENLYDVRLAGGPLLRSIQPVRNDIHVGDDVAWGIDSRGVFVFDENGTRL; encoded by the coding sequence ATGCGCGTCCTCCTCGACAATTTTTCGAAGAGCTTCGGCTCGACCAAAGTCATCGAGAACATGCGGCTCGAAGTGGGCAGCGGCGAGATGCTGGCGCTGCTCGGCCCTTCCGGCTGCGGCAAGTCGACGACGCTTTTCGCGGTCTGCGGCATTCACCGGCCGACCGGTGGACGCATCCTGTTCGGCGATCGCGACGTTACCGACCTGCCGAGCCAGGCCCGCAATGTCGGCGTCGTCTTTCAGTCCTATGCGCTCTACCCGCATATGACGGTTGCCGAGAACATCGGCTTTCCCTTGAAGGTGAAGGGCACGCCGGCCACAGATATCCGCAAGGAGGTCGACCGTATCGCAACCCTTGTCCAGATCGGCAATCTGATGGGCCGACGCCCGGCCGAACTGTCAGGCGGCCAGCAGCAGCGCGTAGCGCTGGCGCGCGCGCTGATCCGCAAACCCGACGTGCTGCTGCTCGACGAACCGCTCGCCAATCTCGACGCCAAGCTGCGTCTCGAAATGCGCTCGGAAATCCGCCGCCTGCAGCGCGAGACCGGCATCACCGCCATTCTCGTCACCCATGACCAGGTTGAGGCAATGAGCATGTGCGACCGCATTGCCATCATGAAAGAGGGCGAGATCGTCCAGATCGCCACGCCGGCTGAAATGTACAACGATCCGAAGACCGCCTTCGTCGCCGGCTTTCTCGGCAATCCCCCGATCACCTTCCTGCGCGGCGTCATGGACAAGGGCGCCTTCGCAATCCCGGAAAGCGAGATCCGGGTGCCGTTGCCAAACGCCATCGGTGCGGCAGAAGGCACCAAGCTGATGCTCGGCGTCCGGCCGGAGCATTTTACGCCCGCCGGCGACGTCAGCGTGTCCGGCAAGATCACCTTTGCAGAAACGCAAGGGCGAGAGAACCTTTACGACGTGCGTCTTGCCGGCGGCCCGCTGCTGCGCTCGATCCAGCCTGTGCGCAACGACATTCACGTCGGCGACGACGTCGCCTGGGGGATCGACAGCCGCGGCGTGTTCGTTTTCGACGAGAACGGAACGAGGCTCTGA
- a CDS encoding glycerophosphodiester phosphodiesterase, protein MTKLLDAQGLEISHAGHRTRLKWHRLRKRFADPLFSAEVMAEGFAAGASMELDLRVRADGGFVVLHDKELEGETTGYGPIAKKSGSDLRDIRMKEGARPLILSEDLAGMMQATHPAALLQFDMKDDYEAIGASGIAHLAEHFRDIAASVIVSGGCLDLVMAVKEKLPHLLRGIDPTDKLYGIREASGWKAAETELRADLRGPTEPDTVYLHWPLILAAAKDGFDMIALCRDEGKRVDAWTFTLKDPEAGFSEEEWRSFSALMALKPDQITTDEAPATERAWRRRISG, encoded by the coding sequence ATGACGAAATTGCTGGATGCACAGGGCCTGGAGATTTCACACGCGGGGCATCGCACCCGCCTGAAATGGCACCGGCTGCGCAAGCGCTTTGCTGATCCACTGTTTTCAGCCGAGGTGATGGCGGAAGGTTTTGCAGCAGGCGCCTCGATGGAACTCGACCTGCGCGTGCGCGCCGACGGCGGCTTCGTCGTGCTGCACGACAAGGAGCTGGAAGGCGAAACAACGGGATATGGACCGATCGCCAAAAAGAGTGGCTCCGACCTCCGCGACATCCGGATGAAGGAGGGCGCCCGGCCGCTGATCCTCAGCGAGGATCTCGCAGGCATGATGCAGGCGACGCATCCGGCCGCGTTGCTGCAATTCGACATGAAGGACGATTACGAAGCGATCGGCGCAAGCGGCATCGCGCATCTTGCCGAGCATTTCCGCGATATCGCTGCTTCGGTGATCGTCAGCGGCGGCTGTCTCGACCTCGTTATGGCAGTCAAGGAAAAGCTTCCGCATCTGCTGCGCGGCATCGATCCGACCGATAAGCTTTACGGCATCCGGGAGGCCAGCGGTTGGAAGGCCGCCGAAACGGAACTGCGCGCCGATCTGCGCGGGCCGACCGAACCCGACACAGTCTACCTCCACTGGCCGCTGATCCTTGCTGCCGCCAAGGACGGCTTCGACATGATCGCGCTCTGCCGTGACGAAGGCAAACGCGTCGACGCATGGACCTTCACCCTGAAGGATCCGGAGGCAGGATTCAGTGAAGAGGAGTGGCGCAGCTTCTCGGCATTGATGGCCCTGAAGCCGGATCAGATCACCACCGATGAGGCGCCGGCGACCGAACGCGCCTGGCGTCGGCGCATTAGCGGGTAA